A genomic region of Magnolia sinica isolate HGM2019 chromosome 6, MsV1, whole genome shotgun sequence contains the following coding sequences:
- the LOC131248347 gene encoding probable pectinesterase/pectinesterase inhibitor 36 isoform X2, whose product MLGWPTREELLCAAGYGKSHCLAYGRFGFVCMAHQEELSFERNLCFPFHITFPHTPAQRFFILLLNKILNGSLDRQHWKQVENLGLLGSWNASSRKADFVVAKDGSGNYKTINEAVAALAQRGHRRPYRVVIYVKSGVYVENVEIDRDMKNVMFVGDGIDRTIVTGSQNVPDGSTTFRSATFGVSGDGFWARDMTFENTAGPEKQQAVALRVGSDLSVFYRCSFKGYQDTLLLHSQRQFYRDCHVYGTIDFIFGNAAAVLQNCDIYVRRPMGHQANMITAQGRSDPNENTGISVHESRIRPAPDFQGVKGSFETYLGRPWQKFSRTVFMKSDLDGLINPKGWAQWSGNFGLDTLYFGEYMNTGTGASTSRRVKWHGFHVLKDPQDTAPFTVSRFIQGESWIPATGVPFGPGL is encoded by the exons ATGCTTGGATGGCCTACGCGAGAGGAATTGCTCTGCGCCGCAGGTTATGGAAAATCTCACTGTCTTGCTTACGGACGCTTTGGCTTTGTATGCATGGCCCACCAAGAAGAGCT ATCTTTCGAGCggaatttatgttttccttttcaCATCACATTCCCACATACTCCGGCCCAACGGTTTTTCATCTTATTATTAAACAAAATCTTGAATGGTTCTCTAGATAGACAGCATTGGAAACAAGTTGAAAACCTGGGACTTCTAGGGTCATGGAATGCATCTTCTAGGAAGGCTGATTTTGTGGTGGCTAAAGACGGTTCGGGTAATTACAAGACCATTAATGAAGCGGTGGCGGCACTTGCCCAGAgggggcacaggcgaccatacaGGGTGGTGATTTATGTGAAATCAGGAGTCTATGTGGAGAATGTGGAAATTGATAGGGACATGAAGAATGTGATGTTTGTCGGCGACGGCATTGATAGAACGATTGTTACAGGTAGCCAAAATGTACCAGACGGTTCCACCACCTTCAGATCAGCCACATTTG GTGTATCAGGGGATGGCTTTTGGGCTAGGGACATGACATTCGAGAACACGGCTGGCCCTGAAAAACAACAGGCTGTGGCATTGAGGGTAGGCTCGGATCTCTCCGTCTTCTATAGATGTAGCTTCAAAGGTTACCAAGACACTCTTCTGCTACACTCCCAAAGGCAATTTTACCGCGATTGCCATGTGTATGGCACGATCGACTTCATCTTTGGAAATGCTGCAGCAGTCCTACAGAACTGTGACATATATGTGAGGCGGCCCATGGGACACCAGGCCAACATGATAACAGCTCAAGGAAGGAGTGACCCCAATGAGAACACTGGGATATCAGTCCATGAATCACGCATCAGACCTGCACCAGACTTTCAAGGAGTGAAGGGCTCATTTGAAACCTATCTTGGTAGGCCATGGCAGAAATTCTCAAGGACGGTGTTTATGAAGTCCGACCTCGATGGGCTGATCAACCCAAAGGGGTGGGCTCAATGGAGTGGTAACTTCGGGCTGGATACTCTATACTTTGGCGAGTACATGAATACTGGAACAGGGGCTTCTACCAGTAGAAGAGTGAAGTGGCACGGGTTTCATGTGCTGAAGGATCCCCAAGACACAGCGCCATTCACGGTTAGTAGGTTTATACAAGGAGAGTCATGGATACCAGCAACTGGCGTGCCATTTGGACCTGGACTTTAG
- the LOC131248347 gene encoding probable pectinesterase/pectinesterase inhibitor 36 isoform X1, with amino-acid sequence MSARVMHFFLLFAMITHALCLKLEEPMVTSACARAAHVDACLTPTPSSDGGLPQLHTLAQMQQKAVRVVRDGVARARAWASLGLDESDRDRHVAYDGIALGDCVQLYEDSEHRLRYLQGLHEHEDARTWLSASLTSHRTCLDGLRERNCSAPQVMENLTVLLTDALALYAWPTKKSYRQHWKQVENLGLLGSWNASSRKADFVVAKDGSGNYKTINEAVAALAQRGHRRPYRVVIYVKSGVYVENVEIDRDMKNVMFVGDGIDRTIVTGSQNVPDGSTTFRSATFGVSGDGFWARDMTFENTAGPEKQQAVALRVGSDLSVFYRCSFKGYQDTLLLHSQRQFYRDCHVYGTIDFIFGNAAAVLQNCDIYVRRPMGHQANMITAQGRSDPNENTGISVHESRIRPAPDFQGVKGSFETYLGRPWQKFSRTVFMKSDLDGLINPKGWAQWSGNFGLDTLYFGEYMNTGTGASTSRRVKWHGFHVLKDPQDTAPFTVSRFIQGESWIPATGVPFGPGL; translated from the exons ATGTCTGCCCGAGTAATGCACTTCTTTCTCCTCTTCGCCATGATTACCCATGCCTTATGCCTGAAGCTGGAAGAGCCGATGGTTACAAGTGCATGCGCACGCGCCGCTCACGTGGATGCTTGCCTCACTCCCACGCCCTCGAGCGATGGCGGACTACCTCAGCTGCATACACTCGCGCAAATGCAGCAGAAGGCGGTTCGTGTGGTACGCGACGGAGTCGCTCGTGCTCGGGCTTGGGCTTCTCTTGGGCTAGATGAGTCGGACCGGGACCGACATGTGGCTTATGATGGGATTGCTTTGGGTGATTGTGTACAGCTTTACGAAGATAGCGAGCACAGGCTTCGATATTTGCAAGGGCTGCACGAGCACGAGGATGCTCGCACGTGGCTAAGCGCTAGTCTCACGAGCCACAGGACATGCTTGGATGGCCTACGCGAGAGGAATTGCTCTGCGCCGCAGGTTATGGAAAATCTCACTGTCTTGCTTACGGACGCTTTGGCTTTGTATGCATGGCCCACCAAGAAGAGCT ATAGACAGCATTGGAAACAAGTTGAAAACCTGGGACTTCTAGGGTCATGGAATGCATCTTCTAGGAAGGCTGATTTTGTGGTGGCTAAAGACGGTTCGGGTAATTACAAGACCATTAATGAAGCGGTGGCGGCACTTGCCCAGAgggggcacaggcgaccatacaGGGTGGTGATTTATGTGAAATCAGGAGTCTATGTGGAGAATGTGGAAATTGATAGGGACATGAAGAATGTGATGTTTGTCGGCGACGGCATTGATAGAACGATTGTTACAGGTAGCCAAAATGTACCAGACGGTTCCACCACCTTCAGATCAGCCACATTTG GTGTATCAGGGGATGGCTTTTGGGCTAGGGACATGACATTCGAGAACACGGCTGGCCCTGAAAAACAACAGGCTGTGGCATTGAGGGTAGGCTCGGATCTCTCCGTCTTCTATAGATGTAGCTTCAAAGGTTACCAAGACACTCTTCTGCTACACTCCCAAAGGCAATTTTACCGCGATTGCCATGTGTATGGCACGATCGACTTCATCTTTGGAAATGCTGCAGCAGTCCTACAGAACTGTGACATATATGTGAGGCGGCCCATGGGACACCAGGCCAACATGATAACAGCTCAAGGAAGGAGTGACCCCAATGAGAACACTGGGATATCAGTCCATGAATCACGCATCAGACCTGCACCAGACTTTCAAGGAGTGAAGGGCTCATTTGAAACCTATCTTGGTAGGCCATGGCAGAAATTCTCAAGGACGGTGTTTATGAAGTCCGACCTCGATGGGCTGATCAACCCAAAGGGGTGGGCTCAATGGAGTGGTAACTTCGGGCTGGATACTCTATACTTTGGCGAGTACATGAATACTGGAACAGGGGCTTCTACCAGTAGAAGAGTGAAGTGGCACGGGTTTCATGTGCTGAAGGATCCCCAAGACACAGCGCCATTCACGGTTAGTAGGTTTATACAAGGAGAGTCATGGATACCAGCAACTGGCGTGCCATTTGGACCTGGACTTTAG